The following nucleotide sequence is from Diceros bicornis minor isolate mBicDic1 chromosome 32 unlocalized genomic scaffold, mDicBic1.mat.cur SUPER_32_unloc_2, whole genome shotgun sequence.
aaagagcaagtgctgtagagaaacacagcagggggctgtgaggaagGGTTGGGTGTCattgggtaggagggtctgaaagacctcactagggtgacatttgctgggaccagaatgacaagagggagtcagccctgcacaagtctgggaacagtgtgtcagggagatggcaccactggtcctgagtctcacaggcagaagtgagtttggccagaggaggttagaaatgtggccagtgtggctggagggagcctgggaggagagaacaggagctggggtggaagatagggccagggcctggtaggctgtgtcagttacctttccctctctgacttcattgcccgtaaccttgcatttcaaaactacaaatgttgactatctcgcaatttgtgtggatcagcaatcaggcacgttttagctgggtgcctctgcctcagtgagttgaacaggttggtgctgtggcctcaactgtgGCTTGACGGGGGGAGGACTagcccccaaggtcactctcagctttcagggttcagtttggactgagagcctgagttcctttctgtctgttggcctgggcactcctgtgcttctctcctctataggccttcacattgggcagccccaaaacactggtatttgattcctcagttacagggattcgacagagtgagagggagagatggaacatgagagagggtgtaagaggaagtgagagacttgtgtagttaaaatttagacaagacatcccattgctttggctgttattatgttcagaagccagttactaaccacttagtggttccatGGGGATGtgtataccatgggtggggcttactgggtaccactgtggaggctgcccacctcataggccaagatgaggcacttgggtctcattctccataaaacagcaaacaattgaatggtttaatgccacaggatggcagtatctaaatttccattagtttcaaccccctcatcatgctgacctgaaaatgaggccaagttggaaatgactgttccaatatcacattgctagaacccaggcctgttttgagtggtgttctgtgctacatgtcaccccttcttgttatttttccatctctaattttgtgccttaggtacatgtgacaccagcccacaggggtaatagatattatctcatatacaccgggtgacatccctaggaagtagattctagcctgattcccctggtgtaggtttggagactggggaggacctgagaggcacagggactatcccaggatgaagaactggtaagttaaaggaggtctgcattcatctctgtctcctcaaagctaggacctgagttaggtttctagggagctgtggctagggctgtgtaggctccttgtgtacagttcaggaagtgacatgagagaggagggtgagcagcccgggctcagggggcagctctggagaagtctgattgaggtaaggggccCAGGTATAGGAATattgaaaaatgacctcatctacttggtcctaggcctcaacagatctttgaactctggtaaccaggcacccacagcccctcatccagctcacttgactggagactgtcaagaggcaaaaatgttttgttgttttatcccaacttttggaggatctgggctcaaaaaagcccagaaagagaatctttttgattgttgccggcattggctcagccctcatccctgacgcctctgggtgtctgacaggaggcagtgaagggtaacatggggcagcccaggaaaggttagtgcagaccaggacacaacggtgatcccacctgatcaaccccaaaatccaggcccctcatcgtgtgtttgtgtgttattgtgtgtctgtgtggagtgaggaaggcagggtatgtggggcaggccattcctgggcaggagctggttgttaggtgtcggaagtctggcgggtctgtcatgttcattaccaggtcatggctggcagcatgagaaagtGAGCTCCTCAAGTCGtatgttattgagccctagaggtttcatctccttccctccctgaccagagttctttgccaagatgccctctgtgcctgaactgaggagcagactttctcttgggggttggccccagtggcagtgtgaaggcagcccctgattccctctggcccagctccctggcagtctttgcagaactcaactcaggaggtcatcgagtagctgcccaatggtttcaactccaccaactcactagacaaggggcaggtgcatgaggccacccacaccatccagtgctgctctgagatgagagcaggagcagagggcctccacactaggaccttgagatgatggggttggaccagaactagggtgggaccagacaggggctgtctctttttcaagctaaggGGGATGTACATGCaagtaaccttgcctggttcagagctgaactgctgtgaccctcttacccttgtctggtgtgagcttctggaggccactgaggcagagccagagggtaagggggactgcagccTGGGTATTCCAGgaaaggaagtgggatctttcctgtgtttagaaggacacatggaaagtcagctatgtgagtgaacctttgTCTTTATctcgctccagctccagctgcagagctccagccagcagcagaagcagagcagtgggcagtggtggaggtagagctggctccagctccattgacaccaccctctctagcgctggagccagcaTCCCCTCCATCAGCGGcattggagctggagcaagggccaacatcggctccagcaggagtgggagctgctgagctggagtcacctggaccatcatttctagtgggaagtccatctccatttgtggctgttaaggagcgtgagaagaagcctaacctcacggccttccctcctaagc
It contains:
- the LOC131402209 gene encoding ral guanine nucleotide dissociation stimulator-like isoform X2 gives rise to the protein MYMQVTLPGSELNCCDPLTLVWCELLEATEAEPEAPAAELQPAAEAEQWAVVEVELAPAPLTPPSLALEPASPPSAALELEQGPTSAPAGVGAAELESPGPSFLVGSPSPFVAVKEREKKPNLTAFPPKLVVEQLTVMDAELFQKVVPSQCLGSTWGKRNKPGHEHLAPTVRATLDHFRRVASLVITTYLGDPSMMAQDREWESLKNSSLCTVISVLQKTSICHLKNTWGKALKNLRSAIAKTSP
- the LOC131402209 gene encoding ral guanine nucleotide dissociation stimulator-like isoform X1, which gives rise to MYMQVTLPGSELNCCDPLTLVWCELLEATEAEPEAPAAELQPAAEAEQWAVVEVELAPAPLTPPSLALEPASPPSAALELEQGPTSAPAGVGAAELESPGPSFLVGSPSPFVAVKEREKKPNLTAFPPKLVVEQLTVMDAELFQKVVPSQCLGSTWGKRNKPGHEHLAPTVRATLDHFRRVASLVITTYLGDPSMMAQDREWESLKNSSLCTVISVLQKTSICHLKNTWGKFPGRALKNLRSAIAKTSP